The following are from one region of the Silene latifolia isolate original U9 population chromosome 9, ASM4854445v1, whole genome shotgun sequence genome:
- the LOC141600742 gene encoding F-box protein SKIP23-like yields MPEIKVNVSFLDRNIREIARSYSLFTACFYDDNESKVVKIVVFPKNGEIVEDGFFSVSALFGNGDLGFWKFGEKEWKIVPMNDCRFADVIVFEDEFYVTDLKGKVKVIDPVTFEARDVIASNVEFCDGLFTYLVESNGKLYLVNKEVNTTGGFEEAIYPDPETKKMVRTQVYCEPMQPMCLGVWVLKEGDGPFWDPTWSLDDRVFFVSEYVTFSMSAKEVGLKRGDCIFFNQEGFRGHLCYGGYGSDDECDSCDHTYKSELQLFSINCGIFVLPQGSITTTSDERLPRPFKIFWPVPKWLTSD; encoded by the coding sequence ATGCCGGAAATTAAGGTTAATGTAAGTTTTCTGGACCGTAATATTCGTGAAATTGCTAGATCATATAGCTTGTTTACCGCCTGTTTTTATGACGATAATGAATCTAAAGTTGTTAAGATTGTTGTATTTCCGAAAAATGGTGAAATTGTGGAAGACGGTTTTTTTTCTGTATCAGCATTGTTTGGAaatggggatttagggttttggaAGTTTGGAGAGAAGGAATGGAAAATTGTACCTATGAACGATTGTCGTTTCGCAGATGTGATTGTCTTTGAGGATGAATTTTATGTGACAGATTTGAAAGGAAAGGTTAAGGTTATTGATCCTGTGACATTCGAGGCGAGAGATGTTATCGCCTCGAATGTCGAGTTTTGTGATGGACTGTTCACTTATTTGGTTGAGTCTAATGGGAAGTTGTACTTGGTTAATAAAGAGGTTAACACTACTGGTGGGTTCGAGGAAGCGATATATCCTGACCCGGAAACAAAGAAAATGGTGAGGACTCAAGTTTATTGTGAGCCAATGCAGCCAATGTGCCTTGGTGTTTGGGTTTTAAAGGAAGGGGATGGACCGTTTTGGGACCCGACTTGGAGTTTAGATGATCGGGTTTTCTTTGTGAGCGAGTATGTGACGTTTTCTATGTCGGCAAAGGAAGTTGGGTTGAAGAGAGGAGATTGTATCTTCTTCAATCAAGAAGGGTTTAGAGGTCATTTGTGTTATGGCGGGTATGGTAGTGATGATGAATGTGACAGTTGTGACCATACTTACAAGTCGGAGCTGCAATTGTTTAGCATAAACTGCGGGATTTTTGTGTTGCCACAGGGGTCAATTACTACCACTAGTGATGAGCGTTTGCCTCGCCCGTTTAAGATCTTCTGGCCTGTTCCTAAATGGTTAACCTCCGACTAA
- the LOC141599418 gene encoding receptor protein kinase-like protein At4g34220, producing the protein MSSNFIFLTTLLFTFLHFTSINPLNIDGTHLLTLKSSILNDPNSTLISWDYLDEYPCSWTGVICDADFNVITLSLPGTQLLGSIPPDIGLMQHLQHLDLSNNFFNGTLPSTLFNSTTLNVLSLSSNVISGGIPVFSNSSLTYLNLSDNAFGGPLPKDFPLKFNNLTVLSLKGNYFTGGIPSNFSDSLEVLDLSSNLFNGSLPSDLGVGPVLRYLNLSNNRISGEIPPEFVSGVPENTTIDLSFNNLTGQVPGSKPLSGQKPDFLAGNQELCGKPLKSLCIIPSTLSDPPNVTSSISPAIAVIPKPVKSGSGSNSDGGSSAPIGHTGLKPGTIVGITLADLAGVGVLGAVFLYLYQLRKKKNEEHKENHDNNNNINKKAGNFGGKIGVTNDNFMVQINNVSSTVVVPNNKMHTKCLSKCLRGNESETDGATTESRTSSDSEECGYHNKGAEKTDNNGNVGGGGGGGGELVMVDGETEMEAETLLKASAYILGASGSSIVYKAVLQDGSTFAVRRLGEIGCDKLKDFDGHVKNIAKIRHPNLVRLRGFYWAADEKLVIYDYISNGSLASSAYKKSGTTPYHLPLEVRLRIARGVARGLSHIHEKRYVHANIKPSNILLTQDMEPLISDLGLGLLVYGNNSSKSSRQFGSKRSMGSYDGTQDLSISGSPYINPFGTNGAGSPYLAPESLKNLKPSPKWDVYSFGIVLLELLTGKVYLDRELGQWTPSSGVEDRYWVLRIADVALRAEIQGKEEAMMGIFKLGFSCAALVPQKRPSMKDALQILEKVSPSFV; encoded by the exons ATGTCATCAAATTTCATTTTCCTCACCACATTACTCTTCACTTTTCTTCATTTCACCTCAATTAACCCCTTAAACATAGATGGCACACACCTCCTAACCTtaaaatcctcaatcctcaacgACCCGAACTCGACCCTAATCTCATGGGATTACCTTGACGAATACCCATGTTCATGGACCGGCGTCATTTGTGACGCCGATTTCAACGTAATAACACTCTCGCTCCCCGGGACTCAACTCCTAGGTTCAATCCCACCCGACATCGGTCTCATGCAACATTTACAACACCTAGATTTATCAAACAACTTCTTTAACGGCACTTTACCTTCCACATTATTTAACTCAACTACCCTTAACGTTCTCTCCCTCTCATCCAACGTAATTTCCGGGGGCATTCCCGTCTTTTCAAATTCCTCGCTAACTTACCTAAACCTCTCTGATAATGCATTCGGTGGGCCCCTTCCTAAGGACTTCCCGTTAAAATTTAACAATTTGACGGTTTTGTCCCTGAAAGGAAATTATTTTACCGGGGGCATCCCTAGTAATTTTTCTGATTCTCTTGAAGTCCTTGATCTTTCTTCTAATTTATTTAACGGGTCCCTGCCGTCGGATCTTGGGGTGGGACCCGTTTTAAGATACTTGAATCTTTCTAATAACAGAATCTCCGGCGAAATTCCACCGGAGTTTGTTTCCGGTGTACCGGAAAATACGACAATTGATTTGTCGTTTAATAATTTGACGGGTCAAGTACCCGGGTCGAAACCTTTGTCGGGTCAAAAACCGGATTTTTTGGCGGGTAATCAAGAGTTATGTGGGAAACCGTTGAAAAGTTTGTGTATTATTCCTTCAACCCTTTCTGATCCTCCAAATGTTACTTCATCTATTTCGCCTGCCATTGCTGTGATCCCGAAACCCGTGAAGTCGGGTTCGGGATCGAACAGTGATGGCGGATCTTCAGCTCCAATTGGGCATACCGGTTTGAAACCCGGTACGATTGTTGGTATTACTTTGGCGGATTTAGCTGGGGTTGGGGTTTTAGGTGCAGTATTTCTGTACCTTTATCAgttgagaaaaaagaaaaatgaagaacACAAAGAAAAtcacgataataataataatattaataaaaaagcGGGTAATTTTGGCGGGAAGATTGGTGTTACTAACGATAATTTCATGGTACAAATCAACAATGTCAGTTCAACTGTCGTTGTTCCGAACAACAAGATGCACACCAAGTGTTTGAGTAAATGCCTGAGAGGAAATGAGAGCGAAACCGATGGAGCTACTACTGAGTCTAGGACTAGTTCAGATAGTGAGGAATGCGGATATCACAACAAAGGTGCTGAGAAGACGGATAATAATGGAAATGtgggtggcggcggtggtggtgggggAGAGCTGGTGATGGTGGATGGAGAGACGGAGATGGAGGCGGAGACGCTGTTGAAGGCGTCAGCGTATATATTAGGAGCAAGTGGGTCAAGTATAGTGTACAAGGCAGTGTTACAGGATGGGAGTACATTTGCTGTAAGGAGATTAGGGGAAATAGGGTGTGATAAATTAAAGGATTTTGATGGACATGTTAAGAATATTGCTAAGATTCGACATCCGAATTTGGTTCGTCTTCGCGGGTTTTATTGGGCTGCTGATGAAAAGCTTGTTATCTATGATTATATCTCTAATGGCAGCCTTGCTTCTTCTGCTTACA AAAAAAGTGGTACCACACCATACCATCTACCTCTAGAAGTTCGACTGCGAATCGCAAGAGGAGTTGCCAGAGGCTTATCCCACATTCATGAGAAGAGATATGTACATGCTAACATCAAACCGAGCAACATCCTATTGACCCAAGACATGGAACCCCTCATTAGTGATCTAGGGCTAGGCTTGCTTGTCTATGGCAATAATAGCTCCAAGTCATCCCGTCAATTTGGGAGCAAAAGGTCAATGGGCTCATATGACGGCACTCAAGATCTCTCTATCAGTGGCAGCCCATACATAAACCCGTTCGGCACAAACGGGGCTGGATCACCGTACCTAGCTCCCGAGTCATTGAAAAACCTAAAGCCGAGCCCAAAATGGGATGTGTACTCTTTCGGAATAGTGTTGTTGGAGCTTCTTACAGGAAAAGTGTACTTGGACCGGGAATTGGGTCAATGGACACCGAGTTCTGGGGTCGAGGATAGATATTGGGTTCTACGAATAGCGGATGTTGCACTTCGGGCCGAAATACAGGGCAAAGAAGAAGCCATGATGGGTATATTTAAGTTGGGCTTTAGTTGTGCAGCTTTGGTGCCACAAAAGAGACCATCAATGAAAGATGCTTTGCAAATCCTAGAGAAGGTCTCACCTTCTTTTGTGTAA